The following proteins are co-located in the Polystyrenella longa genome:
- a CDS encoding alpha/beta fold hydrolase, whose protein sequence is MSAFALFHRRRRIVFGIVLILVCVCGVSGCATSRLVKVRTVPQNPLSEKLKLSAWRGPKPSERTVQTLRRYDLTESGGDPSPEALQGLMEYYRKTPSHETCYAISELSYLAGKDLERSHNQAAMQHYFNCVLYSYEYLFHPRFADSANPYDPQFRGACDLYNVSLEAGLRQIQKAGQLKPGFRKIDMVGGREVEFSIRSEGLNWRDQEFDQFKFVSDYQLTGLTNKYRTHGLGVPMIAVRSSKSSGALQDKYYAPNLSFPITAFLRLKKDESNPNAPLQAELELKDPLEQTRIQVANYEIPLESDISTPLAYFLDSPKLKHLDTYGLVWADKAKEISGLYMVQPYQPGKIPVLMVHGLWSSPMTWMEMMNDLRGVPEIRDRYQFLFYLYPSGQPFWETTADLRDNLQELRTTFAHMDQEHELDEMVVVGHSMGGLVSRMLTSHGGDVYWNKISEKPIQQVGGSEESQAQLKRLFYFEPEQSIKRVVTIGSPNQGSGLANNFTQWLGRKLISLPGHTMEAGMSILTLDPSGLLNEISSATSIDSLSPKSPILQANFESKKAEWVRYHNVVGITSDKPLEQNSDGVVPYLSAHLDSVESEVVVHAEHSKLHRHPKTVLEVQRILLDHLQQVDATSHSDVIHAGQREDQLGGANQGHSLPRRQVESPEFEPQQTVQSEMKWTPPSSARLQRAPVIDQGEWSPAGKSLAP, encoded by the coding sequence ATGTCCGCGTTCGCGTTATTTCACAGACGGCGACGCATCGTATTCGGAATCGTGCTGATTCTGGTGTGCGTTTGCGGAGTGTCGGGGTGCGCGACGAGCAGGCTGGTCAAAGTCCGGACAGTTCCGCAAAACCCCCTTTCGGAGAAACTGAAACTCTCCGCCTGGCGCGGTCCCAAACCGAGTGAACGTACGGTACAAACACTGAGGCGATACGACCTGACCGAATCCGGTGGCGATCCCAGCCCCGAGGCACTTCAGGGGTTGATGGAGTATTACCGAAAGACGCCCAGCCATGAGACTTGTTACGCGATTTCCGAGCTGAGTTATCTCGCCGGGAAAGACCTCGAACGGTCTCATAACCAGGCGGCGATGCAGCATTATTTCAACTGCGTGCTTTATTCGTACGAGTATCTGTTTCATCCTCGTTTCGCCGATTCGGCAAATCCGTATGACCCCCAGTTTCGGGGAGCCTGTGATCTCTACAATGTGTCGCTCGAGGCGGGACTGCGTCAAATTCAGAAGGCAGGCCAGTTAAAGCCAGGGTTCCGAAAAATCGATATGGTGGGCGGACGTGAAGTCGAGTTCTCCATTCGATCTGAAGGATTGAACTGGCGCGATCAGGAATTTGATCAATTCAAGTTTGTTTCTGATTACCAACTGACAGGCCTGACTAATAAATATCGCACACATGGACTCGGCGTCCCCATGATCGCCGTTCGCTCCAGTAAATCGAGCGGAGCTCTCCAGGACAAATATTACGCACCTAATCTCAGTTTCCCGATCACTGCCTTTCTCCGATTGAAGAAAGATGAGTCGAATCCCAACGCCCCCTTACAAGCGGAGTTGGAATTGAAAGATCCGCTGGAGCAAACCCGCATTCAGGTAGCGAACTATGAAATTCCTCTCGAAAGCGATATCAGTACGCCGCTCGCCTATTTTCTCGACAGCCCGAAGTTGAAACATCTTGATACCTACGGCCTCGTCTGGGCAGACAAAGCGAAGGAAATTTCGGGCCTGTATATGGTTCAACCTTATCAACCAGGCAAGATTCCGGTGTTGATGGTTCATGGTCTCTGGTCGAGCCCGATGACCTGGATGGAAATGATGAACGACCTGCGCGGAGTTCCCGAAATCCGCGATCGATATCAGTTTCTGTTCTACCTGTACCCCAGTGGTCAACCTTTCTGGGAGACGACGGCCGATCTTCGCGACAATCTGCAGGAATTGCGAACGACTTTCGCGCACATGGATCAAGAGCATGAACTCGATGAGATGGTGGTGGTCGGGCACAGCATGGGGGGATTGGTTTCTCGTATGTTGACCTCCCATGGCGGGGATGTCTATTGGAACAAAATCAGTGAAAAGCCAATTCAGCAAGTTGGCGGTTCCGAGGAATCTCAAGCTCAGTTGAAACGACTGTTCTATTTTGAACCAGAACAATCGATCAAACGGGTGGTAACCATTGGTAGTCCAAATCAGGGATCGGGTTTAGCAAATAACTTCACCCAATGGTTGGGGCGCAAGTTGATTTCGCTGCCAGGGCATACGATGGAAGCTGGGATGAGTATCCTGACGCTTGATCCCTCCGGTTTACTGAACGAGATATCATCGGCGACGAGCATCGATTCTCTGTCACCGAAGTCTCCGATCCTACAGGCGAATTTTGAATCGAAAAAAGCCGAATGGGTGCGGTATCACAACGTGGTGGGGATCACCTCTGATAAACCTCTCGAACAGAATTCCGATGGCGTTGTCCCATACTTGAGTGCTCATTTGGATTCCGTCGAGTCCGAAGTTGTCGTACACGCGGAGCATAGTAAACTTCATCGTCATCCGAAAACCGTCCTCGAAGTTCAACGAATTCTGCTGGATCACCTTCAGCAGGTCGACGCAACTTCCCATTCCGATGTGATTCACGCTGGACAGCGCGAGGATCAACTGGGTGGTGCGAACCAGGGGCATTCGCTGCCACGACGACAAGTTGAATCGCCCGAGTTCGAACCGCAACAAACAGTGCAGTCCGAGATGAAATGGACACCCCCATCGTCGGCCCGCCTCCAGCGAGCCCCCGTAATTGATCAGGGGGAATGGAGTCCAGCGGGGAAATCTCTCGCCCCTTAA
- a CDS encoding HD domain-containing protein: MANEKLRRQIVFEAARMMYHRQEKEYYRAKMKAARKICQGWVKPSELPSNAEIRFEIQRFTTIYEADGHQDKLQEMRIEALRFLRLLRGFKPRAIGSTLTGHIRKGSDVDIHVFAASTSSVTTCLDQEGMEFTVEQKHVRKNGEEQTFVHIHVEERYPVELTIYPSDKAQYVFKSSITGKAMERASLSEFEQFLQTQYPELKLDEAVEEAEDRLDRFQVYASLLFPLGQVKQSRKYHPEGDALYHSLQVYDLMCDEVPYDEEMLLAALLHDVGKGIDPLDHVQTGLEALSGFITERTHWLIEHHMEAHKMADGTIGMRARRRLKESEYYEDLILLGECDRGGREKGVEVPEVEEALDYIRSLL, translated from the coding sequence ATGGCGAATGAAAAACTGCGTCGGCAGATTGTCTTTGAAGCTGCCCGAATGATGTACCACCGGCAGGAAAAAGAGTATTACCGGGCCAAAATGAAAGCGGCTCGTAAAATCTGTCAGGGATGGGTGAAACCGTCCGAACTGCCCAGCAATGCCGAAATTCGGTTCGAGATACAACGCTTTACCACTATCTACGAAGCGGATGGTCATCAGGATAAATTACAGGAGATGCGAATCGAGGCACTCCGGTTTCTCCGACTGCTACGTGGATTCAAACCACGCGCAATCGGCAGTACGCTCACGGGCCATATTCGCAAAGGTTCCGATGTCGATATCCACGTATTCGCCGCGTCGACCTCTTCTGTGACGACTTGCCTCGATCAAGAGGGCATGGAATTCACCGTCGAGCAGAAACATGTTCGGAAGAACGGGGAAGAACAAACCTTCGTGCACATCCATGTGGAGGAGCGGTATCCCGTCGAACTGACGATTTATCCGTCCGACAAAGCCCAATACGTTTTCAAGTCTTCCATTACGGGAAAGGCGATGGAACGCGCCTCGCTATCCGAGTTTGAACAGTTCCTCCAGACGCAATACCCCGAATTGAAACTGGATGAGGCTGTCGAAGAAGCCGAGGACCGACTGGATCGTTTTCAGGTTTATGCCTCGCTACTGTTCCCGCTTGGTCAAGTCAAGCAGAGCCGGAAGTACCACCCGGAAGGGGACGCTCTGTATCACAGTTTGCAGGTCTACGATCTGATGTGCGACGAAGTCCCTTACGACGAGGAAATGCTACTCGCGGCCTTATTGCATGATGTCGGAAAGGGAATTGATCCGCTGGACCATGTGCAGACAGGGCTCGAAGCTCTTTCCGGGTTTATCACCGAACGAACCCACTGGTTGATCGAGCACCACATGGAAGCACACAAGATGGCGGATGGAACAATCGGAATGCGGGCCCGGCGTCGGTTAAAGGAATCGGAATACTACGAAGACCTGATACTCCTCGGTGAATGCGATCGCGGCGGCCGAGAAAAAGGTGTCGAAGTCCCAGAAGTAGAGGAAGCTCTCGATTACATTCGGAGTTTGTTGTAG